In a genomic window of Sardina pilchardus chromosome 20, fSarPil1.1, whole genome shotgun sequence:
- the dnal1 gene encoding dynein axonemal light chain 1 — MAKATTIKEALAKWEEKAGEKVGEAKAVKLYGQIPPIEKMDASLSTLTNCERLSLSTNCIEKIANLNGLKNLKILSLGRNNIKNLNGLEAVGDTLEELWISYNLIEKLKGIHVMKKLQVLYMSNNLVKEWGEFLKLADLPELVDLVFVGNPLEEKYSLEGNWMEEATKRLPKLKKLDGTPVIKQVDDEDGES, encoded by the exons GCAAAAGCTACAACGATAAAAGAGGCATTAGCGAAATGG GAGGaaaaagcaggagagaaagtCGGCGAGGCAAAAGCAGTCAAGCTGTATGGACAGATCCCACCCATTGAGAAGATGgatgcctctctctccaccctcactAACTGCGA GAGGCTATCATTGTCCACAAACTGTATCGAGAAAATCGCCAATTTGAATGGCCTCA AAAACCTAAAAATATTATCCTTGGGACGCAACAATATTAAAAACCTGAATGGACTG GAGGCTGTGGGAGACACCCTTGAGGAGCTCTGGATATCCTATAACCTCATAGAGAAGCTTAAAGGAATCCATGTTATGAAAAAGCTGCAAGTTTTGTACATGTCCAACAACCTTGTGAAAGAGTGGG GGGAGTTCCTCAAGCTGGCAGACCTTCCAGAGCTTGTGGACCTGGTGTTCGTGGGAAATCCCCTGGAGGAGAAGTACTCGCTGGAGGGAAACTGGATGGAGGAGGCCACCAAGAGGCTTCCCAAGCTTAAGAAGCTGGACG